The Paenibacillus sp. FSL W8-0426 region TGGTTTCACCTCCGACCTGCTCATCTTGCCAAAGCGCGGACACGGTTCAAATCGGGAAATCCTCCTCGTGGACCACGATGACCCGTAATCCATCGGATCGCGGCCAGATGATCGTTCAGCACGATTTTTTCCAACGGGTCTGGCCCTGATCGCTTCAAGGCGCGCAGCCGGTTCATTTTGCCGACGGGCACATGATGCACCGCCCGTACCCGAAGTCCCGCATCCACGGCCTTTGCCAAGGCCAGCGGCGGAGTTTCCAGCGCTTCCACGCCGATGATTTCCAGTGCCTTGCGGTTCATCGCGTGAGGTATGGCAGTAAGGGAAGCTCCTTTAAGGTCCGGTCTTTCCAATATGATGTTCAATGCATGCTTAGCCTCTATGACCGGATGCACGGGATTGCGCTTTATTGGCCCGGTGTAGTCATTAAGAGCCACATCCGTTCCGTCAACAATCGCTTGCACGAAAGGCGCCATTTGTTCGGCGGGAATAACGATATCCGCATCGGTAAAGAGCAGGATATCGCCGCATGCCTCCGTTGCGCCTACGCGCCGTCCTCCGTCATGGCCGAGGGCATCGTCATGGACAAGTACTCGTGCGCCCGCGCCTGCGGCTAATGCCGCCGTACGGTCCGTAGAACCGTTGACGACAACGATCACTTCGGTGCTCGGGCTGATTCTCTTCGCTTCGCGTACCGCCCTGCGGACGGTTTTCTCCTCATTCATGGCTGGAATAATGACCGAAAGCAACGGGTTTCCTGCATTAGGCAGACCTATACGGGGCAGAACATACCTTCGGCGTTTGGATTTGTTGGAAATCCCCGTCTTTCGGACGTCTCTTCTCCGGCGATTCTTTTTTCGTCCTGCACTTGCCTTTACGACAGCACCAACCTTCCGTCTCCGATTCTGCAATATGGTCACCTCCCGTATTCTTTCATCATCCATCGCCAAAGGAGCACACAGTATTCTATGTATCTGTGGAGAAGTGGAAACGGCATTCGCCCTTGAGCAGTTTTCTTCACTTATGACTTGCTCCGTCCGTTTCGACATGGATCGTTTATGGAAACAGCCGACAAAGCCGTTCACATGCTTTACCATTCGGTGATCACCCCTTTGAAGCCACGTCCAAATATCCGGCTGCCAA contains the following coding sequences:
- a CDS encoding glycosyltransferase yields the protein MQNRRRKVGAVVKASAGRKKNRRRRDVRKTGISNKSKRRRYVLPRIGLPNAGNPLLSVIIPAMNEEKTVRRAVREAKRISPSTEVIVVVNGSTDRTAALAAGAGARVLVHDDALGHDGGRRVGATEACGDILLFTDADIVIPAEQMAPFVQAIVDGTDVALNDYTGPIKRNPVHPVIEAKHALNIILERPDLKGASLTAIPHAMNRKALEIIGVEALETPPLALAKAVDAGLRVRAVHHVPVGKMNRLRALKRSGPDPLEKIVLNDHLAAIRWITGHRGPRGGFPDLNRVRALAR